The following proteins come from a genomic window of Rutidosis leptorrhynchoides isolate AG116_Rl617_1_P2 chromosome 10, CSIRO_AGI_Rlap_v1, whole genome shotgun sequence:
- the LOC139871794 gene encoding protein CONSERVED ONLY IN THE GREEN LINEAGE 160, chloroplastic encodes MSTTINCHYLSVTCTSTPINQDSSNSFQQPILPTKIILPNKKPQKWSTGVAPGDYGGPPTTTKLRKYWGGEKEDPITSDELIWNRDFMPHMKRLIGDTSVNDSSNSDPRLSTVKEEPSGFLSFNRVMSLDSMEVDLSKELIKTSVPIIEKQVDAAQATNMPSVKWRPAPTRREQDKWARATKAATGGSDVMFRELRRSKEDPKVLAAKSREQYLKLKKKLQTLTVAIGGIGLVSAYISYTPEIAASYGVGLVGSLVYMRMLGNSMDGMAGGARGAIKGAIGQPRLLVPVALVMIFNRWNGIVVPEYGLMHLELIPMLVGFFTYKIATFTQAIEDAITVVSNDAQIE; translated from the exons ATGTCAACCACCATCAACTGCCATTATCTTTCAGTAACCTGCACATCAACACCCATCAATCAAGACTCTTCCAATTCTTTTCAACAACCAATTCTACCCACCAAAATCATCTTACCCAACAAAAAGCCCCAAAAATGGTCCACCGGCGTTGCTCCCGGAGACTACGGTGGACCACCCACTACCACCAAGCTCAGAAAGTACTGGGGTGGTGAAAAAGAAGACCCAATTACATCTGATGAATTAATTTGGAATAGAGACTTTATGCCCCATATGAAACGATTAATTGGAGACACTTCTGTTAACGATTCTTCTAATTCCGATCCTCGTTTATCTACTGTTAAG GAAGAACCATCTGGATTTTTAAGCTTTAATAGAGTTATGAGTCTTGACAG TATGGAAGTTGATTTGAGCAAAGAGCTAATAAAGACTTCAGTTCCAATTATAGAAAAGCAAGTTGATGCTGCTCAA GCTACAAACATGCCATCAGTAAAATGGAGACCTGCACCTACACGGCGTGAACAAGACAAATGGGCTAGAGCAACTAAAGCCGCAACCGGAGGGAGT GACGTAATGTTCAGAGAGTTAAGACGTTCTAAGGAAGACCCTAAAGTACTGGCAGCTAAGTCAAGAGAACAATATCTAAAG TTAAAAAAGAAGTTACAGACTCTGACAGTGGCAATAGGCGGTATTGGGCTAGTCTCAGCTTATATTTCTTACACTCCAGAAATTGCAGCAAG TTATGGTGTTGGATTAGTTGGTTCTCTGGTATATATGCGTATGCTAGGGAACAGCATGGATGGAATGGCAGGTGGGGCCCGAGGTGCTATCAA GGGAGCAATTGGGCAGCCGCGATTGTTAGTTCCTGTTGCCTTGGTCATGATCTTTAACCGATGGAACGG AATTGTAGTTCCTGAATATGGATTGATGCACCTAGAGCTAATACCGATGTTAGTTGGATTTTTCACATACAAAATTGCCACTTTCACTCAAGCAATCGAAGATGCAATTACTGTTGTGAGTAACGATGCTCAAATTGAGTGA